Proteins encoded by one window of Rhodoligotrophos appendicifer:
- a CDS encoding radical SAM/SPASM domain-containing protein — translation MTAAEGSEVRAPWASRAIRFFAQALPLSYFKKPPTIIVVDVTNSCNLRCPVCPVTIAMTRKRGLMKIEVFKKIIDDFKSEREKPAMYFNFSGEPTLNPALPEFIAYSHENGHETFLSTNATKLTVEMAERLILAGLGRVYLCMDGFSKEAQESYRVNSDFEEVKANIEMFLATRRRLGVKNPKCVLQTLLTGYSEHQMDDIRAWAESAGFDQIRFKTFSIGSYTSEEEKRDFSRFLPTKEELRRHPTGIQRATCTAPLHQTVVFWNGDLGLCCIDYDQMVQLPNIGAGGFLDAYRSDEAARARKKGYLKQFEICKGCSYSNAENMGMKIDLHQPV, via the coding sequence ATGACAGCAGCCGAAGGTTCAGAGGTTCGGGCGCCATGGGCGTCGCGTGCCATTCGCTTCTTTGCGCAAGCGCTGCCGCTTTCCTATTTTAAGAAGCCGCCGACCATCATTGTCGTCGACGTCACCAACTCGTGTAATCTTCGCTGCCCCGTCTGCCCGGTGACGATTGCGATGACGCGCAAGCGCGGCCTCATGAAGATCGAGGTGTTCAAGAAGATCATCGACGACTTCAAGTCCGAGCGCGAAAAGCCTGCGATGTATTTCAACTTCTCTGGTGAGCCGACCCTGAACCCGGCGCTGCCGGAGTTCATCGCCTACTCCCATGAGAACGGCCACGAGACGTTCCTCTCCACCAATGCCACGAAACTGACCGTGGAAATGGCGGAGCGCCTCATTCTGGCGGGTCTCGGTCGCGTCTACCTTTGCATGGACGGGTTTTCGAAGGAGGCTCAGGAGAGCTACCGCGTGAATTCGGATTTCGAGGAGGTCAAGGCCAATATCGAGATGTTCCTGGCCACCCGTCGCCGGCTGGGGGTGAAAAACCCGAAATGCGTGCTGCAGACGTTGCTGACCGGCTATTCCGAGCATCAGATGGATGACATCCGCGCCTGGGCGGAGAGCGCAGGCTTCGATCAGATCCGCTTCAAGACCTTCAGCATCGGGTCATACACGAGCGAGGAGGAAAAGCGCGACTTCAGCCGCTTCCTGCCCACCAAGGAAGAATTGCGGCGGCATCCGACGGGAATACAGCGGGCGACCTGTACCGCGCCCCTGCACCAGACGGTCGTGTTCTGGAATGGCGACTTGGGACTGTGCTGCATCGATTACGATCAGATGGTGCAGTTGCCGAACATCGGTGCCGGCGGCTTTCTCGATGCCTATCGCTCCGACGAGGCGGCTCGAGCCCGCAAGAAGGGATATTTGAAACAATTTGAGATTTGCAAAGGATGTTCTTACTCAAATGCCGAGAACATGGGAATGAAGATTGATCTGCACCAGCCGGTGTGA
- a CDS encoding ABC transporter ATP-binding protein: protein METNLFWYIWNHTKREQIWVLFIILLSMPVYFVSLDLPKQIVNGPITGEGFEDPTATARFLHISFDLPEFLGGSHFELFPGIELGRMGYLVALSMAFLFLVCVNGAFKFYINTFKGRLGERMLRRLRYDLVDRVMRFPLGHFRRVKAPEIATMVKDEVEPMGGFIGDAFVQPVFLGGQALTALAFILAQSFWLGLIAFGVVAIQAYIIPKLRRRLLVLSKQRQITARQLAGRVGEIVDGVADVHLNDTSNRERADIADRLGRIFFIRYELYQRKFAVKWLNNFLAQLTPFMFYLIGGYFALRGSMDIGQLVAVISAYKDLPSPIKELIDWDQQRLDVQVKYNQVIEQFCPDNMLDSSLQLPPDAPVPHITDPIVLSGVSVVDDTGARLLETTSLTLQPKERVAAVGPINSGAETVSELLVRLALPTTGRITLNGQNLSELSEALTGRRFAYLGPDTYFPHATIREVLLYGLSHVPTSPYTGAGSSEAGGDHSKETMLQEAKLSGNTTLDIKADWVDYESAGVEGPEELGAQMLKVLMIVDLHADMFDLGLRSSVDPVQSPDIVELVLQARVVLREVFSKPPFDQLVEGFDPDRYNHQATVGENLLFGTALGDTFAAASLPMNDYVRILLEQEGLDEKLIEMGREIASTVIELFAGLPPDHPFFEQLSLMTSEEIPGYKTLLTRASSGGATADEERAMLLKLAFGYIEPRHRLGLFDSELEEKILKARKAFHENLPEEYADAIAFYDPAEYNPPSSLQDNVLFGRIAYGIADGPRRVRQAMREVFEKLGMEHAVIEAGLSFNVGSGGKRLSASQRQKLAMARAILKRPDYLIVNRALSALDARNLTEIIGRVLDISKSDEHGGFGIFWVLANPQIATRFDRVILFEQGRIVDDGRPDELTTKNARFAELVA from the coding sequence ATGGAAACCAATTTATTTTGGTATATTTGGAATCATACCAAGCGTGAACAGATTTGGGTTCTGTTCATCATCCTTCTGTCTATGCCGGTCTATTTCGTCTCGCTGGATCTTCCGAAGCAGATTGTGAATGGACCCATAACCGGCGAGGGTTTTGAAGACCCCACGGCGACGGCTCGCTTCCTTCACATTTCATTCGATCTTCCCGAGTTTCTGGGCGGATCGCATTTCGAGCTCTTCCCGGGCATCGAGCTGGGGCGGATGGGGTATCTGGTCGCCCTGTCCATGGCGTTCCTGTTCCTGGTCTGCGTCAACGGCGCCTTCAAGTTTTATATCAACACCTTCAAGGGCCGCCTCGGCGAACGGATGCTGCGCCGGCTGCGCTATGATCTCGTCGACCGGGTGATGCGCTTTCCATTGGGCCACTTTCGACGCGTGAAGGCGCCGGAAATTGCCACCATGGTGAAGGACGAAGTGGAGCCCATGGGTGGCTTCATAGGTGATGCCTTCGTCCAGCCGGTCTTTCTCGGAGGCCAGGCGCTCACGGCCTTGGCCTTCATACTCGCCCAAAGCTTTTGGCTGGGTCTCATCGCCTTCGGCGTTGTGGCGATCCAGGCCTACATCATTCCGAAGCTGCGTCGCCGGCTGTTGGTCTTGTCGAAGCAGCGCCAGATCACGGCCCGCCAATTGGCAGGCCGGGTCGGGGAGATCGTCGATGGCGTGGCCGATGTCCACCTGAACGACACCTCGAATCGCGAGCGCGCTGACATTGCCGATCGCCTCGGCCGCATCTTCTTCATCCGCTACGAACTCTATCAGCGGAAATTCGCGGTCAAATGGCTGAACAACTTTTTGGCCCAGCTGACACCGTTCATGTTCTATCTGATCGGTGGCTACTTCGCTCTGCGCGGCTCGATGGATATCGGCCAGCTCGTCGCGGTGATCTCCGCATACAAGGACCTCCCCTCGCCCATCAAGGAACTCATCGACTGGGACCAGCAGCGCCTTGACGTGCAGGTGAAGTACAATCAGGTCATCGAGCAGTTCTGTCCTGACAACATGCTCGATTCTTCGCTGCAGCTTCCACCCGACGCTCCGGTGCCGCACATTACCGATCCGATCGTCTTGTCGGGTGTGAGCGTCGTGGATGACACCGGCGCGCGCCTTCTGGAGACGACCTCCCTCACCCTTCAGCCGAAGGAGAGGGTCGCTGCCGTCGGCCCCATCAACAGTGGTGCCGAAACGGTCAGCGAGTTGCTTGTGAGACTGGCACTTCCCACGACGGGCCGCATCACGTTGAACGGGCAGAACCTCAGTGAGCTCTCCGAGGCCCTGACGGGCCGTCGTTTTGCTTATTTGGGCCCGGACACCTACTTTCCACATGCCACGATCCGCGAGGTGCTCCTCTACGGACTGAGCCATGTCCCCACCTCTCCCTATACCGGCGCAGGAAGTAGCGAGGCAGGGGGCGATCATTCCAAGGAGACCATGCTCCAGGAAGCGAAGCTTTCGGGAAACACGACACTGGACATCAAGGCCGACTGGGTCGACTACGAAAGCGCGGGCGTCGAGGGACCGGAAGAGCTTGGTGCTCAGATGTTGAAGGTCTTGATGATCGTCGACCTGCACGCCGATATGTTCGACTTGGGGCTGCGATCGAGCGTCGACCCCGTACAGTCTCCGGACATTGTCGAGCTTGTCCTCCAGGCCCGTGTTGTTCTTCGCGAGGTCTTCTCCAAGCCTCCCTTCGATCAACTCGTCGAGGGCTTTGACCCTGATCGATACAATCACCAGGCGACGGTCGGCGAGAACCTGCTTTTTGGCACGGCCCTGGGAGACACCTTCGCAGCCGCCAGCCTGCCCATGAATGATTATGTCCGTATCCTGTTGGAGCAGGAGGGGCTCGATGAGAAGCTCATCGAGATGGGCAGGGAGATCGCCTCGACCGTCATCGAGCTTTTTGCGGGTCTCCCGCCGGACCACCCGTTCTTCGAACAACTGAGCCTGATGACGTCCGAAGAGATCCCCGGTTACAAGACCCTGCTCACGCGGGCGTCGTCTGGGGGCGCCACCGCGGACGAAGAGCGCGCGATGCTGCTCAAGCTGGCCTTCGGTTACATAGAGCCGCGCCATCGCTTGGGTCTGTTCGACAGCGAGCTTGAGGAGAAGATATTGAAGGCTCGAAAGGCCTTCCACGAGAACCTGCCTGAGGAATATGCGGACGCGATCGCCTTCTATGACCCGGCCGAATACAATCCGCCCTCCAGCCTCCAGGACAATGTCCTGTTCGGTCGCATAGCCTATGGTATTGCCGACGGTCCCCGTCGTGTCCGCCAGGCCATGCGTGAGGTCTTTGAAAAGCTCGGAATGGAGCACGCCGTCATCGAGGCTGGGTTGAGCTTCAATGTGGGATCGGGAGGCAAGCGTCTGTCCGCCTCACAACGCCAGAAGTTGGCGATGGCGCGGGCTATCCTGAAACGGCCTGACTACCTGATCGTCAATCGCGCCCTTTCGGCCTTGGATGCTCGTAACCTCACCGAAATTATCGGGCGTGTGCTCGATATTTCTAAGAGCGATGAGCATGGGGGCTTTGGGATCTTCTGGGTGCTCGCCAATCCTCAGATCGCCACGCGCTTCGACAGAGTGATCCTGTTCGAGCAGGGTCGGATCGTCGATGATGGCCGGCCGGATGAGCTCACGACGAAGAATGCGCGCTTCGCCGAACTGGTGGCGTGA
- a CDS encoding cyclic nucleotide-binding domain-containing protein translates to MASLKDEVDALRRIPLFANVQPQKLKLLAFTSERMSFEPGQELFHQGDTGDAAYVIISGSAEVLVDTPEGMIPVAKIGENDFVGEIAILCDVPRTATIRAAERVETLKIMKDHFLRMLGEFPEMAVEIMRELAYRLQRTTTELTDARQQQRDES, encoded by the coding sequence ATGGCATCTCTAAAGGACGAAGTGGACGCTCTCAGAAGAATACCTCTCTTTGCGAATGTTCAGCCGCAAAAGCTTAAGCTCCTTGCGTTCACGTCAGAGAGGATGTCGTTCGAGCCTGGACAGGAGCTGTTTCATCAAGGCGACACGGGGGATGCGGCCTACGTGATCATTTCTGGCTCCGCGGAAGTGCTGGTGGATACGCCGGAGGGGATGATACCCGTGGCGAAAATAGGCGAGAATGACTTCGTCGGTGAAATTGCAATTCTGTGCGATGTCCCCAGGACCGCCACGATCCGGGCTGCCGAACGCGTCGAGACGCTGAAGATCATGAAGGATCACTTTCTTCGCATGTTGGGTGAGTTTCCGGAAATGGCCGTGGAAATCATGCGCGAGCTGGCCTACCGGCTTCAGCGCACGACCACTGAGCTGACCGACGCACGCCAGCAGCAACGCGACGAAAGTTGA